The Sphingobium sp. JS3065 genome includes a region encoding these proteins:
- a CDS encoding MFS transporter, translating to MTSSIAASIATPDQRQRLKAIIGGSTGNLVEWYDWYAYSSFTLYFAQHFFPSEDRTAQLLSAAGVFAVGFLMRPIGAWLMGVYADRHGRKSGLTLSVALMCAGSLLIAVTPSYETIGVGAPLLLVLARLMQGLSIGGEYGASATYLSEMAGRNRRGFYSSFQYVTLIAGQLVAICVLLLLQAMLSEAELDAWGWRIPFLIGGGLAVIVFWLRRGLSETQSFAVAKAQGAPKSGFIELITRHPRETLTVMMLTAGGTIAFYAYSIYMQKFLVNTSGLSRETASQINGITLFLFMLIQPLAGALSDRIGRKPLMIGFGILGVTGTYPIFATLAVTKDPLTAGLLVMAGLIIVTGYTSINAVVKAELFPAHIRALGVALPYALANTLFGGTAEFVALWFKQIGMEQAFYIYVTVMIGISLVVYIRMRDTQRHSRILED from the coding sequence ATGACGTCATCCATTGCAGCATCCATTGCAACGCCCGATCAGCGCCAACGCCTGAAGGCTATTATCGGCGGGTCCACCGGCAATCTGGTCGAATGGTATGACTGGTACGCCTATTCGTCTTTCACCCTCTATTTCGCCCAGCATTTCTTCCCAAGCGAGGACCGCACGGCCCAGTTGCTGAGCGCCGCAGGCGTTTTCGCGGTGGGCTTCCTGATGCGGCCGATCGGCGCCTGGCTGATGGGCGTCTATGCCGACCGCCATGGCCGGAAGAGCGGCCTGACGCTGTCGGTCGCGTTGATGTGCGCTGGGTCGCTGCTGATCGCGGTCACGCCATCCTATGAAACGATTGGGGTAGGCGCGCCCTTGCTACTGGTGCTGGCGCGGTTGATGCAGGGGCTTTCCATCGGCGGGGAATATGGCGCCAGCGCGACCTATCTGTCCGAAATGGCGGGCCGCAACCGGCGCGGTTTTTACTCCAGCTTCCAATATGTCACACTGATCGCGGGTCAGTTGGTCGCCATTTGCGTCCTGCTGCTGCTCCAGGCGATGTTGAGCGAAGCCGAACTGGACGCTTGGGGATGGCGCATTCCATTCCTGATCGGCGGGGGGTTGGCCGTCATCGTCTTCTGGCTGCGGCGCGGCCTTTCCGAAACCCAGAGCTTTGCCGTCGCCAAGGCGCAGGGCGCGCCCAAATCGGGCTTCATCGAACTCATCACCCGCCATCCCCGCGAAACGCTGACGGTGATGATGCTGACGGCGGGCGGCACCATCGCTTTTTATGCCTATTCCATCTACATGCAGAAATTCCTGGTCAACACCAGTGGCCTCAGCCGAGAAACAGCCTCCCAAATCAATGGGATAACGCTGTTTCTTTTCATGTTGATTCAACCCCTTGCGGGTGCTCTTTCCGACCGCATCGGCCGAAAGCCGCTGATGATCGGCTTTGGCATATTGGGCGTGACCGGCACTTATCCGATCTTCGCGACGCTGGCCGTCACCAAAGACCCGTTAACGGCGGGACTGCTGGTCATGGCCGGGCTGATCATCGTGACGGGCTACACCTCGATCAACGCGGTCGTGAAGGCGGAGCTTTTTCCGGCCCATATCCGGGCGCTGGGCGTCGCGCTGCCATATGCGCTGGCCAACACCTTGTTCGGCGGGACAGCCGAATTCGTCGCGCTCTGGTTCAAGCAGATCGGGATGGAGCAGGCATTTTATATCTACGTCACGGTGATGATCGGCATATCGTTGGTCGTCTATATCCGGATGCGCGATACCCAGCGGCACAGCCGGATATTGGAAGATTGA